The proteins below come from a single Leifsonia sp. 1010 genomic window:
- a CDS encoding alpha-N-arabinofuranosidase: MSETRIALDRTARVATVNRRIFGSFVEHLGRCVYDGIYEPGHPTANEDGFRLDVVELVRELGSTTIRYPGGNFVSGFRWEDSVGPRVKRPVRRDLAWHSLESNQVGLDEFSRWLKLTDSELMLAVNLGTRGIQAALDLLEYANHPSGTALSDQRIANGTPEPHDIRMWCLGNEMDGPWQTGYMTADDYGKLAARTAAAMKMADKDLELVVCGSSGSGMPTFGEWERIVLEHSYEHVDYVSAHAYYQERGGDLGSFLASSVDMQYFIDTVVSTADHVGNRLKSKKKIQISFDEWNIWYLDEHKESEEVNDEWRYAPRQLEDVYSAADAVVLGNLLITLLKNHDRVTSASLAQLVNVIAPIMTEPGGDAWRQTTFFPFSVTSRLARGEVLRPRIETGSYETAVYGEADLVDAVATFDEADGSAALFVVNRSLTETQTVRVDVRDLGVSSVREAVSLWDEDVYAKNTLHDQNRVGLRPTPTASLDDGVLTLELPPVSWTGVSLG, encoded by the coding sequence TTGTCTGAGACCCGCATCGCCCTCGACCGCACCGCGCGCGTCGCGACCGTCAACCGCCGCATCTTCGGCTCGTTCGTCGAGCACCTGGGACGCTGCGTGTACGACGGCATCTACGAGCCGGGGCACCCGACCGCGAACGAGGACGGCTTCCGGCTCGACGTCGTGGAGCTCGTCCGCGAGCTCGGCTCGACGACGATCCGCTACCCGGGCGGCAACTTCGTCTCCGGGTTCCGCTGGGAGGACTCGGTCGGCCCGCGCGTCAAGCGCCCGGTGCGCCGCGACCTCGCCTGGCACTCGCTGGAGTCCAACCAGGTCGGCCTGGACGAGTTCTCGCGCTGGCTGAAGCTCACCGACTCGGAGCTGATGCTCGCGGTCAACCTCGGCACCCGCGGCATCCAGGCGGCCCTCGACCTGCTCGAGTACGCCAACCACCCGTCCGGCACGGCGCTCAGCGACCAGCGGATCGCGAACGGAACGCCGGAGCCGCACGACATCCGGATGTGGTGCCTCGGCAACGAGATGGACGGCCCGTGGCAGACCGGCTACATGACCGCCGACGACTACGGCAAGCTCGCCGCCCGCACCGCCGCGGCGATGAAGATGGCCGACAAGGACCTCGAGCTCGTGGTCTGCGGCTCCTCCGGCTCGGGGATGCCGACCTTCGGCGAGTGGGAGCGCATCGTTCTCGAGCACTCCTACGAGCACGTCGACTACGTGTCGGCGCACGCGTACTACCAGGAGCGCGGCGGCGACCTCGGCTCGTTCCTCGCCTCCTCCGTGGACATGCAGTACTTCATCGACACGGTCGTCTCGACGGCCGATCACGTCGGCAACCGGCTCAAGAGCAAGAAGAAGATCCAGATCTCGTTCGACGAGTGGAACATCTGGTACCTCGACGAGCACAAGGAGTCGGAGGAGGTCAACGACGAGTGGCGGTACGCCCCGCGGCAGCTGGAGGACGTCTACTCGGCCGCCGACGCCGTCGTGCTCGGCAACCTCCTCATCACCCTGCTCAAGAACCACGACCGCGTGACCAGCGCGTCTCTCGCCCAGCTGGTGAACGTGATCGCTCCGATCATGACCGAGCCGGGCGGCGACGCCTGGCGCCAGACCACGTTCTTCCCGTTCTCGGTGACCAGCCGGCTGGCCCGCGGCGAGGTCCTGCGCCCGCGCATCGAGACCGGCTCGTACGAGACCGCCGTCTACGGCGAAGCGGACCTGGTGGATGCGGTGGCCACCTTCGACGAGGCCGACGGCTCGGCCGCGCTCTTCGTCGTGAACCGCAGCCTCACCGAGACGCAGACCGTCCGGGTGGACGTGCGCGACCTCGGTGTCTCCTCGGTGCGCGAAGCCGTTTCCCTGTGGGATGAGGACGTGTACGCGAAGAACACGCTGCACGACCAGAACCGCGTGGGCCTGCGCCCGACGCCCACCGCATCCCTCGACGACGGCGTGCTCACGCTCGAGCTCCCGCCCGTCTCGTGGACGGGCGTCTCGCTCGGCTAG
- a CDS encoding extracellular solute-binding protein, with translation MKKLLAAGGVIAVAVAALTGCSGGSGAAASCQNKIVHSDAKQVTMWAWYPNFEPVVDLFNKNHKDVQICWTNTGAGNDEYTKFSTAIQAGSGAPDVVMLESEVVPSYIADGSIVDLSKLGADKVKDNYSEGAWSDVSSNGSAYAIPVDGGPVGLLYRKDLFDKYGLTVPTTWDEYAADAEKIKAATGGKTLMTDFPGNGRAYQTALFAQAGAAPFELSGKQDIKVDLDDPASQKVLTYWNGLVQKKLVGTEDSSTTDYNTHLVNGTYASVIAAAWLPGYLQGFTGADKTAKWAVAPVPQWDPANPVQINIGGSAFAVSKQAQDQKAAAKVATEIFGTEEAWKLGIEKAALFPLWKPILESDYFTSKAYPFFGGQQINKDVFLTAAKDYKGFQFSPFQNLVYDKLTDAVNATNKGKATPEAALETYQKAVVSYAKQQGYTVK, from the coding sequence ATGAAGAAGCTCCTTGCAGCGGGCGGCGTGATCGCAGTCGCGGTCGCGGCGCTCACCGGGTGTTCCGGAGGCAGCGGCGCAGCAGCCAGCTGCCAGAACAAGATCGTCCATTCCGATGCCAAGCAGGTCACCATGTGGGCCTGGTATCCCAACTTCGAGCCGGTCGTCGACCTGTTCAACAAGAACCACAAGGACGTCCAGATCTGCTGGACGAACACCGGTGCGGGTAACGACGAGTACACGAAGTTCTCGACGGCGATCCAGGCCGGCTCCGGCGCCCCCGATGTCGTGATGCTCGAGAGCGAGGTCGTCCCGAGCTACATCGCCGACGGCTCCATCGTCGACCTGAGCAAGCTCGGCGCCGACAAGGTCAAGGACAACTACTCCGAAGGCGCCTGGAGCGACGTCAGCAGCAACGGCTCCGCGTACGCCATCCCGGTGGACGGCGGCCCGGTCGGCCTGCTCTACCGCAAGGACCTCTTCGACAAGTACGGCCTCACCGTCCCCACCACCTGGGACGAGTACGCGGCCGACGCCGAGAAGATCAAGGCCGCGACCGGCGGCAAGACCCTGATGACCGACTTCCCGGGCAACGGCCGCGCCTACCAGACGGCGCTGTTCGCCCAGGCGGGCGCCGCTCCGTTCGAGCTGAGCGGCAAGCAGGACATCAAGGTCGACCTCGACGACCCGGCCAGCCAGAAGGTGCTCACCTACTGGAACGGACTCGTGCAGAAGAAGCTCGTCGGCACGGAGGACTCCTCCACCACCGACTACAACACGCACCTCGTCAACGGCACCTACGCCTCGGTGATCGCGGCCGCGTGGCTGCCCGGTTACCTGCAGGGCTTCACCGGCGCCGACAAGACGGCGAAGTGGGCCGTCGCTCCCGTCCCGCAATGGGACCCGGCGAACCCCGTCCAGATCAACATCGGCGGTTCGGCCTTCGCGGTGAGCAAGCAGGCGCAGGACCAGAAGGCGGCGGCCAAGGTCGCCACCGAGATCTTCGGCACCGAGGAGGCCTGGAAGCTGGGCATCGAGAAGGCGGCGCTGTTCCCGCTCTGGAAGCCCATCCTCGAGTCCGACTACTTCACGTCGAAGGCGTACCCCTTCTTCGGCGGGCAGCAGATCAACAAGGATGTCTTCCTCACCGCGGCGAAGGACTACAAGGGCTTCCAGTTCAGCCCGTTCCAGAACCTCGTGTACGACAAGCTGACCGACGCGGTCAACGCGACCAACAAGGGCAAGGCGACGCCGGAGGCAGCGCTCGAGACCTACCAGAAGGCGGTCGTGAGCTACGCCAAGCAGCAGGGCTACACCGTCAAGTAG
- a CDS encoding SDR family oxidoreductase — translation MDLQLENRVVLVVGGTGFIGSAVADRLRAEGATVVVASRSATEGVTLDASDEESVRRGIDTVLERHGRIDGLVVTAAPPAQTLDPARSSDPEQILSAIDGKALSFLRVARAVIPAMREAGFGRIVAISGQNAYISGNITAVVRNASTILIAKNLADELAGTGVAVNVINPGLVTETPDAQVAPGRGGESSPDQIADLVAFLTSPLSAVDGESIAIGHRMLGTTLL, via the coding sequence ATGGATCTTCAGCTTGAGAATCGCGTCGTCCTCGTCGTCGGCGGCACCGGCTTCATCGGCTCGGCGGTCGCCGACCGCCTCCGCGCCGAGGGCGCGACCGTGGTCGTCGCCTCCCGCAGCGCCACCGAAGGAGTCACGCTCGACGCCTCGGACGAGGAGTCCGTGCGCCGCGGCATCGACACCGTGCTGGAGCGCCACGGACGCATCGACGGCCTGGTCGTGACGGCGGCGCCGCCGGCGCAGACCCTCGACCCCGCCCGCAGCTCCGACCCCGAGCAGATCCTCAGCGCGATCGACGGCAAGGCGCTGTCGTTCCTCCGGGTCGCGCGCGCGGTGATCCCCGCGATGCGGGAAGCCGGCTTCGGCCGGATCGTCGCGATCAGCGGCCAGAACGCCTACATCAGCGGCAACATCACGGCCGTGGTGCGCAACGCATCCACCATCCTGATCGCGAAGAACCTCGCCGACGAGCTCGCGGGGACCGGCGTCGCCGTCAACGTCATCAACCCGGGCCTCGTCACCGAGACCCCCGACGCCCAGGTCGCACCGGGGCGAGGCGGGGAATCGTCTCCGGACCAGATCGCCGACCTGGTCGCCTTCCTCACCTCGCCCCTCTCGGCGGTCGACGGCGAGTCCATCGCCATCGGCCACCGGATGCTGGGCACGACCCTGCTCTAG
- a CDS encoding carbohydrate ABC transporter permease, translated as MTTELAGIEPAADTRSIRTGRPVRARRDAPAGRRTGRLVIPHIVLAAFIVYFALPFWWLIVASTKSQQTLFDGKTSPLWFGGSFDLFGNISSLFSYSGGLYAHWLGNSFLYAIAGGIGATVLSVLAGYGFSMYGFRGRRAFFAIVLGSVMVPATVLVIPLFVLMSGAHLTNTIWAVILPSMLNPFAVYLMKVYTDEAIPSEMVDAARVDGAGEIRIFARVALPLMRPAVVTVLLLSVVGTWNNFFLPLVMFSNPQLFPVTVGLGALQSQAQVNTGGQSLWNLVITGALISIVPLIVSFLTLQRYWQGGLSIGSVK; from the coding sequence ATGACGACAGAACTCGCCGGCATCGAGCCGGCCGCCGACACCCGCAGCATCCGTACCGGCCGTCCCGTCCGCGCTCGACGTGATGCCCCGGCCGGTCGCCGGACGGGCCGCCTGGTCATCCCGCATATCGTGCTCGCGGCCTTCATCGTCTACTTCGCCCTGCCGTTCTGGTGGCTGATCGTCGCCAGCACGAAGAGCCAGCAGACCCTGTTCGACGGCAAGACGAGCCCGCTGTGGTTCGGGGGATCGTTCGACCTGTTCGGCAACATCTCGTCGCTGTTCAGCTACTCGGGCGGCCTGTACGCGCACTGGCTCGGCAACTCGTTCCTGTACGCCATCGCCGGCGGCATCGGGGCGACCGTCCTCTCGGTCCTCGCCGGGTACGGGTTCTCGATGTACGGCTTCCGCGGGCGGAGGGCGTTCTTCGCCATCGTGCTCGGGTCGGTCATGGTCCCGGCGACCGTGCTCGTCATCCCGCTGTTCGTGCTGATGAGCGGCGCGCACCTGACCAACACGATCTGGGCCGTCATCCTGCCTTCGATGCTCAACCCGTTCGCGGTGTACCTGATGAAGGTCTACACCGACGAGGCGATCCCCTCGGAGATGGTGGATGCGGCCCGCGTCGACGGCGCGGGCGAGATCCGGATCTTCGCCCGGGTGGCCCTCCCGCTCATGCGGCCGGCGGTCGTGACCGTGCTGCTGCTGTCGGTGGTCGGCACCTGGAACAACTTCTTCCTGCCGCTCGTGATGTTCTCGAACCCGCAGCTGTTCCCGGTGACCGTCGGCCTCGGAGCCCTGCAGTCGCAGGCCCAGGTCAACACCGGCGGCCAGTCGCTCTGGAACCTCGTGATCACGGGCGCGCTCATCTCGATCGTGCCGCTGATCGTCTCGTTCCTGACCCTGCAGCGATACTGGCAGGGCGGGCTCTCGATCGGCAGCGTCAAGTAA
- a CDS encoding alpha/beta hydrolase has protein sequence MDQQAKEFETTAEWMWWRADRLDDVLKRVGEPHWSGYAADAFGERLRTVSRACRDTSKRFMEAREAALKWVLALWGQQNAADAALTAAEQALEEIERAEATLGLLNTEHAGLLAALAHLQKTQRQYATTPPPAGTTAPTTTEVAAVRRRAEAAEDELRSARSGLQDAQERLEQAKRQAHTAKEQYETEEQVLVRALQATLYGAMPALAPSQLDDFVTTVSEFALLPPSTDADSALLDMLTLLKPETLAAFLAADPKLAQEFWDNPPAPEKVAAWWKKLPSEVRERWCQSAPEVIGNLPGLDADTRIHANAIQLARDLKDPTISPDSARGRTLRDILAALGVEKLPGGTAAGYEALAKAQKPARGLLSYNLRHEPPLAAVAIGEASAETSGKVTWMVPGMDSGLGVDGRLESWANAGINLYNEHGILDGLPHMVVAWIGYDAPGMDSVLHGDKAESGGRRLSAELDGQWAADSILGGNPRPFTAVVGHSYGTTVASNAISGLSHNVQSVVFLASAGVEGGYSAARDLKVDGGMQHVYASESSQDAIAGTGRAYSGRVDPRDDRYGAQVFSSEGDAAQRLEPTDGHDIFGYGNDRGAFNLHASSGHGYLNKDTESLRNTAAAAVGADGRINGGTRSIPRNQPSVVPHDRGGGGK, from the coding sequence GTGGACCAGCAAGCCAAGGAGTTCGAGACCACCGCCGAATGGATGTGGTGGCGGGCCGATCGGCTCGACGACGTTCTGAAGCGGGTCGGTGAGCCGCACTGGTCCGGGTACGCGGCCGACGCGTTCGGTGAGCGCCTGCGCACGGTGAGCCGGGCGTGCAGGGACACGTCGAAGCGCTTCATGGAGGCGCGCGAGGCGGCGCTGAAGTGGGTCCTGGCGCTGTGGGGCCAGCAGAACGCCGCCGATGCAGCCCTCACCGCAGCTGAGCAGGCTCTGGAGGAGATCGAGAGGGCCGAAGCCACCCTCGGGCTGCTGAACACCGAACACGCCGGCCTGCTTGCGGCCCTGGCCCACCTCCAGAAGACCCAGCGACAGTACGCGACCACTCCGCCGCCTGCCGGCACCACCGCGCCGACGACGACGGAGGTTGCGGCAGTCCGGCGCCGGGCGGAGGCCGCCGAGGATGAGCTGCGGAGCGCGCGGTCGGGGCTTCAGGACGCGCAGGAGCGGCTGGAGCAGGCGAAGCGGCAGGCGCACACCGCGAAGGAACAGTACGAGACCGAGGAACAGGTCCTCGTCCGTGCTCTGCAGGCGACGCTCTACGGCGCGATGCCCGCACTCGCGCCCTCCCAGCTGGATGATTTCGTCACAACGGTCAGCGAGTTCGCCCTGCTCCCGCCGTCCACCGACGCGGACTCCGCGTTGTTGGACATGCTGACCCTGCTCAAGCCGGAGACGCTGGCGGCTTTTCTCGCCGCCGACCCGAAGCTGGCACAGGAGTTCTGGGACAACCCGCCCGCACCGGAGAAGGTGGCGGCCTGGTGGAAGAAGCTGCCGTCCGAGGTCCGCGAACGATGGTGTCAGTCCGCCCCGGAGGTCATCGGCAACCTGCCCGGGCTCGACGCCGACACCCGTATCCACGCGAATGCGATCCAACTCGCGCGCGACCTGAAGGACCCGACGATCAGCCCGGATTCGGCGCGGGGCAGGACGCTGAGGGACATCCTCGCGGCGCTCGGGGTGGAGAAGCTGCCGGGTGGTACCGCGGCCGGCTACGAGGCGCTGGCGAAGGCCCAGAAGCCGGCCCGCGGGTTGCTCTCTTACAACCTCCGTCACGAGCCCCCTCTGGCAGCCGTGGCCATCGGGGAGGCGAGCGCGGAGACCTCGGGAAAGGTGACCTGGATGGTCCCCGGCATGGACAGCGGACTCGGCGTGGATGGACGCCTCGAGAGCTGGGCTAACGCCGGCATCAATCTCTACAACGAGCACGGCATCTTGGATGGCCTGCCACATATGGTGGTCGCCTGGATCGGGTACGACGCACCGGGTATGGATTCGGTGCTCCACGGTGACAAGGCCGAGTCCGGTGGCCGTCGCTTGTCGGCGGAGCTGGATGGGCAATGGGCCGCTGACAGCATCCTCGGCGGCAACCCCCGTCCGTTCACCGCGGTCGTGGGCCACTCGTACGGTACGACCGTGGCCAGTAACGCGATCAGTGGTCTGAGCCACAACGTGCAGTCGGTCGTCTTCCTCGCCTCGGCCGGTGTCGAAGGTGGCTACTCCGCCGCGAGGGACCTGAAGGTGGACGGCGGCATGCAGCACGTCTACGCCAGCGAATCCTCGCAAGACGCCATCGCGGGCACCGGCCGCGCCTACTCGGGGCGGGTCGATCCCCGGGACGACCGCTACGGTGCCCAGGTGTTCTCCTCCGAAGGCGACGCGGCCCAGCGCCTTGAACCCACCGACGGGCACGACATCTTCGGATACGGCAATGATCGCGGCGCCTTCAACCTGCACGCCAGCTCGGGCCATGGCTACCTCAACAAGGACACCGAGTCGCTCCGCAACACCGCAGCAGCAGCCGTTGGTGCGGATGGAAGAATCAATGGCGGCACCCGGAGCATCCCGCGCAACCAACCCTCGGTCGTCCCGCACGACCGAGGTGGAGGCGGAAAATGA
- a CDS encoding flagellar FlbD family protein, whose product MIVVTRLNDSQFAVNPDLIERIHASPDTTLVMVDGAKFIVTESLPEVIEKIAAYRAHVIALAHDLPAAGPRPVPAPPLGLVPLTGLEDDETGRAHPEARAVPLRARKK is encoded by the coding sequence ATGATCGTCGTCACCCGACTGAACGACAGCCAGTTTGCGGTCAACCCCGACCTCATCGAGCGCATCCACGCCAGTCCGGACACCACTCTCGTCATGGTCGACGGGGCGAAGTTCATCGTCACCGAGTCCCTGCCCGAAGTGATCGAGAAGATCGCCGCGTACCGGGCGCATGTGATCGCGCTCGCCCACGATCTGCCCGCCGCCGGCCCTCGACCCGTGCCGGCGCCGCCGCTCGGGCTCGTGCCCCTGACCGGCCTGGAAGACGACGAGACGGGGAGGGCTCACCCCGAAGCCCGCGCCGTCCCCCTGCGAGCAAGGAAGAAGTAA
- a CDS encoding sugar ABC transporter permease produces MTQTAVAPPRQRTPRTPRRRDMVGLRRARWGWAFTAPFAVFLVAFLLIPLVYAFVLSLQNTTLAGGTSWVGFANYMRAFSDPLFLEGVWRVLLFAVVMIPAQMVVALIAALLIDALTTRFAKVSRLLIFVPYAVPVVIGALMWGFLYSPSFGPAQQLFGFVGLQAPNFFSDQNVFGSLVNIVTWQWAGYYMIILYAALQGVDPTIYEAARVDGANAWQIALRIKIPMVASSLLLVLVFSLIGTLQFFNEPQMLRGMASGSITSNYTPNIYAYTVAFSYHQFNYASAIAFALGIVVFIGSYAFMFATRKRSGLMK; encoded by the coding sequence ATGACCCAAACCGCCGTCGCACCGCCGCGGCAGCGCACGCCGCGGACGCCTCGCCGCCGTGACATGGTCGGCCTCCGCCGTGCGCGCTGGGGCTGGGCGTTCACCGCTCCGTTCGCCGTCTTCCTCGTCGCGTTCCTGCTCATCCCGCTCGTCTACGCCTTCGTGCTGAGCCTGCAGAACACGACGCTCGCCGGGGGCACCTCCTGGGTGGGCTTCGCCAACTACATGCGGGCGTTCTCCGACCCGCTCTTCCTCGAGGGCGTCTGGCGCGTCCTGCTCTTCGCCGTCGTCATGATCCCGGCGCAGATGGTGGTGGCGCTCATCGCGGCGCTCCTCATCGACGCGCTGACGACGCGCTTCGCGAAGGTGTCGCGCCTCCTGATCTTCGTGCCGTACGCGGTGCCGGTGGTCATCGGCGCCCTCATGTGGGGCTTCCTCTACAGCCCGAGCTTCGGGCCGGCGCAGCAGCTGTTCGGGTTCGTCGGCCTGCAGGCCCCCAACTTCTTCTCCGACCAGAACGTCTTCGGCTCGCTGGTGAACATCGTCACCTGGCAGTGGGCCGGCTACTACATGATCATCCTGTACGCGGCTCTCCAGGGCGTCGACCCGACGATCTACGAAGCGGCGCGAGTGGATGGCGCCAACGCCTGGCAGATCGCGCTGCGGATCAAGATCCCGATGGTCGCCTCCTCGCTGCTGCTCGTCCTCGTCTTCTCGCTGATCGGGACGCTGCAGTTCTTCAACGAGCCGCAGATGCTGCGCGGGATGGCGTCCGGCTCCATCACCTCCAACTACACGCCGAACATCTACGCGTACACGGTGGCGTTCTCGTACCACCAGTTCAACTACGCCTCCGCGATCGCCTTCGCGCTCGGGATCGTGGTCTTCATCGGGTCGTACGCGTTCATGTTCGCCACGCGCAAGAGAAGCGGACTGATGAAATGA
- a CDS encoding MotA/TolQ/ExbB proton channel family protein produces the protein MDPATIIGIVLAFGAVVAMVTMEGAHLSALLLPAPMVLVFGATIAVGIASGTIKDFLTAVKALPRALRGKVEPPQHVIDQVVGLAEKARANGLLAMEQEADNVDDPFLKRALQNIADGTDGDELRVLLEDEIATRSKKDRVAAKFFSAMGGYAPTIGIIGTVVSLTHVLENLAEPGELGPMIASAFVATLWGLLSANFLWLPLGARLRRLSELDVERMTLLMEGVLAVQSGSQPRLLGERLRAMVPDGDAEKGTAKAAKPARGSKDPVEEAA, from the coding sequence ATGGATCCGGCAACGATCATCGGCATCGTCCTCGCGTTCGGCGCCGTCGTCGCGATGGTGACGATGGAGGGCGCGCACCTGAGTGCGCTGCTGCTGCCCGCCCCCATGGTGCTGGTCTTCGGGGCCACCATCGCGGTCGGGATCGCCAGCGGCACGATCAAGGACTTCCTCACCGCGGTCAAGGCGCTCCCGCGCGCGCTCCGCGGAAAGGTCGAGCCGCCGCAGCACGTGATCGACCAGGTCGTGGGCCTGGCGGAGAAGGCCCGCGCCAACGGCCTGCTCGCCATGGAGCAGGAGGCCGACAACGTCGACGACCCGTTCCTCAAGCGCGCTCTGCAGAACATCGCGGACGGCACCGACGGCGACGAGCTGCGCGTTCTGCTGGAGGACGAGATCGCGACCCGGTCGAAGAAGGACCGGGTCGCCGCGAAGTTCTTCAGCGCGATGGGCGGGTACGCGCCCACGATCGGCATCATCGGAACCGTCGTCTCCCTCACCCACGTGCTCGAGAACCTTGCCGAGCCGGGCGAGCTCGGTCCGATGATCGCCAGCGCGTTCGTCGCGACCCTCTGGGGTCTGCTGTCGGCCAACTTCCTCTGGCTCCCGCTGGGCGCGCGCCTGCGCCGGCTGTCCGAGCTGGATGTGGAGCGCATGACCCTGCTCATGGAGGGCGTGCTCGCGGTGCAGTCCGGCTCGCAGCCGCGCCTCCTCGGCGAGCGCCTGCGCGCGATGGTCCCCGACGGCGACGCCGAGAAGGGCACCGCGAAGGCCGCCAAGCCCGCACGCGGTTCGAAGGATCCCGTCGAGGAAGCGGCCTGA
- a CDS encoding flagellar motor switch protein FliM, which translates to MTTLQAPSPDAPEAPVYDFRRPTTLAREHSRVLELAFETFARQWGTQLTAKVRVLSQVECDFVQLQTYDEYAASLPATTAMVLCELEHIAPKAVIQFPTTAALSWVNAMLGGQGTPVDHERTFTQIEHALVRRLMDDALEDLRYSLGSILLAPITVDAIQYNSQFAQAAATSELMIVAGFELRVGENVARATVALPAVALLPQLGETNPTHSTENARELVDAQLARVPVDVALRLAPAAVRPSVVLGLAVGDLLPLPHPQHRPFDLTVGGQTVASAALGSSGSRLACVIVNTED; encoded by the coding sequence GTGACGACTCTGCAGGCCCCGTCGCCGGACGCCCCCGAGGCGCCGGTCTACGACTTCCGGCGGCCGACGACGCTCGCGCGCGAGCACTCGCGCGTGCTGGAGCTGGCGTTCGAGACGTTCGCCCGGCAGTGGGGCACGCAGTTGACCGCGAAGGTGCGTGTGCTCAGCCAGGTAGAGTGCGACTTCGTTCAGCTGCAGACGTACGACGAGTACGCGGCGTCGCTTCCGGCGACCACGGCCATGGTGCTGTGCGAGCTGGAGCACATCGCCCCGAAGGCGGTCATCCAGTTCCCGACCACGGCCGCCCTGTCGTGGGTGAACGCGATGCTCGGCGGTCAGGGCACCCCGGTCGATCACGAGCGCACCTTCACCCAGATCGAGCACGCGCTGGTGCGCCGGCTGATGGATGACGCACTGGAGGATCTGCGCTATTCGCTCGGCTCCATCCTGCTCGCGCCGATCACCGTGGACGCCATCCAGTACAACTCGCAGTTCGCTCAGGCCGCCGCGACCTCCGAGCTGATGATCGTGGCGGGTTTCGAGCTGCGTGTCGGCGAGAACGTCGCCCGTGCGACCGTCGCCCTGCCCGCCGTCGCCCTGCTCCCGCAGCTGGGCGAGACGAACCCGACCCACAGCACCGAGAACGCGCGTGAGCTGGTCGACGCCCAGCTGGCGCGCGTCCCCGTGGATGTGGCCCTGCGGCTGGCCCCGGCGGCCGTGCGTCCCAGCGTTGTGCTGGGGCTGGCGGTCGGCGACCTGCTGCCGCTCCCGCATCCACAGCACCGACCCTTCGATCTCACGGTCGGCGGGCAGACCGTCGCTTCGGCCGCTCTCGGCTCCAGCGGCTCGCGTCTCGCCTGCGTGATCGTCAACACAGAGGACTGA
- a CDS encoding flagellar motor protein MotB, producing MSARRRKRHEEPEEHENEERWMASYMDMVTVLMCMFIVLFAMSTVDAKKFEQLKDSLATGFGQVKTQKVDTASGVVVPPKHVDESGKSTDFALAQQEAQNLQHLKDLIQAALTRDGLQDAVELKIDERGLTIGLVGNSTFFDSNRAELSARAVAVLNDIGPVLAPEAYEVSVEGHADLRQPGAPYPTNWELSAGRATSVLRHLVEVNGFPQERIAAVSFGSARPVAGHTGTTDSDLAQNRRVDVVVLSSQPDAIRKLIPQALQSPAPTTAPAASR from the coding sequence ATGTCGGCCCGCCGTCGGAAGAGGCACGAGGAGCCGGAGGAGCACGAGAACGAGGAGCGCTGGATGGCCTCCTACATGGACATGGTCACAGTGCTCATGTGCATGTTCATCGTGCTCTTCGCCATGTCGACGGTGGATGCGAAGAAGTTCGAGCAGCTGAAGGACTCGCTGGCGACCGGCTTCGGGCAGGTGAAGACGCAGAAGGTCGACACCGCATCCGGAGTCGTGGTGCCGCCCAAGCACGTCGACGAGTCCGGCAAGTCGACCGACTTCGCCCTCGCTCAGCAGGAGGCGCAGAACCTTCAGCACCTGAAGGACCTCATCCAGGCCGCCCTCACCCGCGATGGACTGCAGGATGCGGTGGAGCTCAAGATCGACGAACGCGGCCTCACGATCGGGCTGGTCGGCAACTCGACGTTCTTCGACTCGAACCGCGCGGAGCTCAGCGCGCGCGCGGTGGCCGTCCTCAACGACATCGGGCCCGTGCTCGCTCCGGAAGCGTACGAGGTCTCGGTGGAGGGGCACGCCGACCTGCGGCAGCCGGGGGCTCCGTATCCGACCAACTGGGAGCTCTCCGCCGGCCGGGCGACCAGCGTGCTGCGGCACCTGGTCGAGGTGAACGGCTTCCCGCAGGAGCGCATCGCCGCGGTCAGCTTCGGCTCGGCGCGTCCGGTCGCCGGGCACACCGGCACGACCGACTCCGACCTGGCGCAGAACCGCCGGGTGGATGTGGTGGTGCTGTCGTCGCAGCCGGACGCCATCCGCAAGCTCATCCCCCAGGCGCTGCAGTCCCCCGCACCCACCACGGCCCCCGCCGCCTCCCGCTGA